A single region of the Paludibacter jiangxiensis genome encodes:
- a CDS encoding peptidylprolyl isomerase, whose amino-acid sequence MTACNLFAAKNLSPTMVKIQTNHGDILVKLYDETPLHRDNFLKLAKQGFYDGVLFHRVIGEFMIQTGDPQSKDAKPDQMLGTGGPGYTVPAEIHYPAFFHKRGALAAARQGDEVNPDRASSGSQFYIVQGRTCSENELNHVEQSARVNQERGIFQQIATTHIEKIKALQLANDTAGLNNLRDSIYAETVKKVDENPMYKLTDELRQAYKTLGGTPHLDGSYTVFGEVVSGLEVVEEISKVKTGRADRPVEDVKIIKVTVEE is encoded by the coding sequence ATGACGGCTTGCAACCTTTTTGCAGCCAAAAATCTATCACCAACTATGGTAAAAATTCAAACCAATCATGGCGATATCCTCGTAAAGCTCTATGACGAAACGCCTCTGCATCGCGATAATTTTCTGAAGTTAGCCAAACAGGGCTTTTATGACGGCGTTTTGTTTCACCGCGTCATCGGTGAATTTATGATTCAAACCGGCGATCCACAGTCGAAAGATGCAAAACCAGATCAGATGCTGGGTACCGGCGGACCCGGATATACTGTACCGGCAGAAATTCATTACCCGGCATTTTTTCATAAAAGAGGAGCCTTGGCAGCTGCGCGTCAGGGTGATGAAGTGAATCCTGACAGAGCTTCGTCGGGTTCACAATTTTATATCGTTCAGGGACGTACCTGTTCCGAAAATGAATTGAACCATGTGGAACAATCAGCCCGTGTCAATCAGGAAAGAGGTATTTTTCAACAAATAGCAACAACTCACATTGAAAAAATTAAGGCTCTTCAGTTGGCAAATGACACTGCCGGTCTCAATAATCTCCGCGACTCAATTTATGCCGAAACGGTCAAAAAAGTTGATGAGAACCCGATGTATAAATTGACAGATGAGCTTCGTCAGGCTTACAAAACGTTGGGGGGAACTCCGCATCTTGATGGCAGTTACACCGTTTTCGGAGAAGTGGTATCCGGTCTTGAGGTGGTTGAAGAAATCTCTAAGGTTAAAACCGGCCGTGCCGACCGTCCCGTTGAAGATGTGAAGATTATAAAAGTTACAGTAGAAGAATAA